AGTTTTTAGTCGTTTCATAAGACAGTTGGCTTAATTAAAATAGATAGGTGAAGTAAATGGAAAATTTTGAAATAGATGAATCAATTCAAATAGAATTAAATCAACTTCTTTCTCTTATTGAAGAGCATGATATCATCCAGCGATATAAAATGCTTGAAAAAAAAGTACAAGCAAATAAAAAATTAGCTGAATTGACAGGAAAAATCAAAACAGCTCAAAAGGAAGCTGTTCAATTTGCCCATTATGATAAACCGAATGCTGAGCAAGAAGCAATCTGTCAAGCAGATCGGTTAACAAAAGAATTTAATGAACAACCATTAGTTATTGCGTATCGTCAAGCTTTAAGTGAGGCAAATGAACTATTGCAATATATAACTGAAATGATACAATCTCAAATAAATGAAGAAATTGAGAAAGAAGGTCTATGATGCCGCAAAAAACAAAAAATACACCAATGATGGAACAATACCTAACGATTAAGGAACAATATTCAGATGCTTTCCTTTTTTATCGCCTAGGAGATTTTTATGAAATGTTCTATGATGATGCGACTCAAGCGGCACAACTATTGGAGTTGACCTTAACAAGTCGTAATAAAAATGCTGATGAACCTATTCCAATGTGTGGAATTCCTTACCATGCTGCACAAAATTACATTGATATACTTATTGAAAAAGGATATAAAGTAGCAATTTGTGAACAAGTTGAAGATCCAAAAGCTGTTAAGGGCATGGTAAAAAGAGAGGTAGTTCAATTGATTACCCCAGGTACAGCAATGAATACTAAAACAATAGATGCCAAGTCTAATAATTATCTAACAGCTCTTATTTCTAAAGGCACTAATTTTGGTCTTGCCTATGTAGATTTAAGTACTGGTGAGTTGAAAACAACAATTCTTATGGATGAAGAGAGCGTAATTAACGAGGCTTCTGCCTTACAAACGAAAGAGATGGTTATAGGCAATACACTCTCAGACTCTTTGTATACCATTCTAAAGAATCGATTAAACATTGTTTTTTCCAAACAAGAAAATGCAGAAGAAAATGCTGAATTCAGCTTTCTAACAAGTGAATTAACAAATGAAATAGAAATAGAGGTCACTGGTAAATTACTAACCTACCTAGCCATAACACAAAAACGTAGT
The genomic region above belongs to Melissococcus plutonius ATCC 35311 and contains:
- a CDS encoding RicAFT regulatory complex protein RicA family protein codes for the protein MENFEIDESIQIELNQLLSLIEEHDIIQRYKMLEKKVQANKKLAELTGKIKTAQKEAVQFAHYDKPNAEQEAICQADRLTKEFNEQPLVIAYRQALSEANELLQYITEMIQSQINEEIEKEGL